One Labilithrix sp. DNA window includes the following coding sequences:
- a CDS encoding flippase-like domain-containing protein, protein MEAAEPATSSRPSNRPIWIGALSSVVALLLLFWRVRLRDLGTAIAGAHSGWLVLAAAVFFVMFLVRAWRWSLMLGKTPFWATWHANIIGYFFNMTLPLRVGELARGYVISKSGGITLTRAMSIVIAERLVDLAAVLLLFAGFALRIPMRPAFTRAATIGSAAVVLALVAAVVVVVKGAAIERLLERRLARFGEARAKAVTSKLTQIRESLQAIGAPRILAPTLLLTAVVWLLTIAFCWLCMKAFLPEGTFEQAGLVVVIGNLGGALPSAPGGLGIVQGFATSALVVPFGIDESVAVAFVFVWSLGAQLALIALGFVSLGRVGLSFREIRAGAARGGD, encoded by the coding sequence GTGGAAGCGGCAGAGCCGGCGACGTCGAGCAGGCCATCGAACAGGCCGATCTGGATCGGGGCGCTCTCGAGCGTCGTCGCGCTCCTCCTCCTCTTCTGGCGCGTGCGCCTGCGCGATCTCGGGACCGCGATCGCGGGCGCGCACAGCGGCTGGCTCGTCCTCGCGGCCGCGGTGTTCTTCGTGATGTTCCTCGTCCGCGCGTGGCGCTGGTCGCTCATGCTCGGCAAGACGCCGTTCTGGGCGACGTGGCACGCGAACATCATCGGGTACTTCTTCAACATGACGCTCCCGCTCCGCGTCGGCGAGCTCGCGCGCGGCTACGTCATCTCGAAGAGCGGCGGCATCACGCTGACGCGCGCGATGTCGATCGTGATCGCCGAGCGCCTCGTCGACCTCGCCGCGGTGCTGCTCCTCTTCGCCGGCTTCGCGCTGCGGATCCCGATGCGCCCCGCGTTCACGCGCGCGGCCACGATCGGCTCGGCCGCCGTCGTCCTCGCCCTCGTCGCCGCCGTCGTCGTCGTCGTGAAGGGCGCCGCGATCGAGCGCCTGCTCGAGCGGCGGCTCGCGCGCTTCGGCGAGGCGCGCGCGAAGGCCGTCACCTCCAAGCTGACGCAGATCCGCGAGTCGCTCCAGGCGATCGGCGCGCCGCGGATCCTCGCGCCGACCCTCCTCTTGACCGCGGTCGTGTGGCTCCTCACGATCGCGTTCTGCTGGCTCTGCATGAAGGCGTTCCTCCCGGAGGGGACCTTCGAGCAGGCCGGCCTCGTCGTCGTGATCGGCAACCTCGGCGGCGCGCTGCCCTCCGCGCCGGGGGGGCTCGGCATCGTGCAGGGCTTCGCGACGAGCGCGCTCGTCGTGCCGTTCGGGATCGACGAGAGCGTCGCCGTCGCCTTCGTCTTCGTGTGGAGCCTCGGCGCGCAGCTCGCGTTGATCGCGCTCGGCTTCGTGAGCCTCGGCCGAGTTGGCCTGTCATTTCGCGAGATTCGGGCCGGCGCCGCCCGCGGCGGCGATTGA